A stretch of the Comamonas testosteroni TK102 genome encodes the following:
- a CDS encoding winged helix-turn-helix domain-containing protein: MHVLLLEDDPAIARTVCYALEREGIAVTHSLLIADARQQWSRTTFDVLLMDVGLPDGNGLDWCRELRSAGSIVPVLVLSARGEEMDKVLGLELGADDYLTKPFSPRELLARTRALLRRSKQFQPAAPAQLAKALQIDEQGQRALIHSRALDLTRREYQLLQSLVNAAGRILSRDALLEQIWGLDSESTDRTVDTHIKTLRAKLRERLPDQELIVTHRGLGYSLNQPG; the protein is encoded by the coding sequence ATGCATGTGCTGCTGCTCGAAGACGATCCGGCCATTGCACGCACGGTTTGCTACGCTCTGGAGCGCGAGGGCATTGCCGTCACCCACAGCCTGCTGATCGCCGATGCGCGTCAGCAATGGAGCAGGACAACGTTTGATGTGCTTCTCATGGACGTGGGCCTGCCCGACGGCAACGGCCTGGACTGGTGCCGCGAGCTGCGCTCTGCCGGCTCCATTGTTCCGGTACTGGTGCTCAGTGCCAGAGGCGAGGAGATGGACAAGGTTCTGGGCCTGGAACTGGGCGCGGACGACTATCTGACCAAGCCCTTCAGCCCGCGCGAACTACTGGCGCGCACCCGCGCCCTGCTGCGCCGCTCCAAGCAATTTCAGCCTGCAGCGCCGGCCCAGCTTGCGAAAGCACTTCAAATAGATGAGCAAGGCCAACGGGCTCTGATCCACAGCAGGGCGCTGGATCTGACCAGGCGCGAGTATCAGCTGCTGCAAAGCCTGGTCAACGCAGCGGGCCGCATCCTGAGCCGCGACGCCTTGCTGGAGCAAATCTGGGGGCTGGACAGCGAGAGCACGGACCGCACGGTGGACACCCATATCAAGACCCTGCGCGCCAAACTGCGCGAGCGCTTGCCCGATCAGGAGCTCATCGTCACCCACCGCGGTCTGGGCTATAGCCTGAACCAGCCCGGATAG
- a CDS encoding dynamin family protein produces the protein MSASFNEQFGQYGAWRRGFATQLQELREWLIAQDLLDASVQERLQRLEEQMRSDKVMVAFVAEFSRGKSELINAVFFAHYGRRLMPASAGRTTMCPAELGWEPELPPCLRLLPIDTRESPESLGQWRMRADAWVQHPLDTANAQQIADTLAKVAEVRKVSIDQARAWGFWHDDEIADNPMVDADGWVEVPMWRHALINMPHPLLKQGLVILDTPGLNAVGAEPELTVNLIPQAHAVVFVLGADTGVTKSDLAIWRDHVLPAGAGKVGDDEALAASRLVVLNKVDTLWDSLSSGAQVQAQLRRQQQDSAQLLGVALERVLPVSAQKGLVAKVGHNDSLLQASGLPAFEDLLANGIMGQRQKVLQTAMRTNVQQLQSQVERVINMRRGDLDDQLAELCGLRGKNATVIASMRSRIEAEHREFDQSASRIQAMRNIHMRMLKELFQLLSSTTLKAELSELKETLDQRGLKLGLRNVYEQTFGRLHAVAARVQVQADEIQTMMSASFKELNAEFGFSLQTPPQLVLSEFRDDLRGIEGSYTQYLGLSSALKLSSADFSQRLIKALALRLRTVFEAASNDVEMWSKSLTAPVDAQLRERKRSYTRRLEAVDRISGAATELEERIADMENAQTRLAALQTQLTSASAQLLDPLGAGRPPVASMPLDINLVA, from the coding sequence GTGTCAGCTTCATTCAACGAGCAGTTCGGTCAGTATGGCGCGTGGCGACGAGGCTTTGCCACCCAGCTGCAGGAGTTGCGTGAATGGTTGATTGCCCAGGACTTGCTGGACGCCTCGGTACAGGAGCGCTTGCAGAGGCTGGAAGAGCAGATGCGCTCGGACAAGGTCATGGTGGCCTTTGTGGCCGAGTTCTCGCGTGGCAAGTCCGAGCTGATCAATGCCGTCTTCTTCGCCCATTACGGCCGCCGGCTGATGCCGGCCAGTGCCGGTCGCACCACCATGTGTCCGGCGGAGCTGGGCTGGGAGCCCGAGCTGCCGCCCTGCCTGCGTCTGCTGCCCATCGATACCAGAGAGTCGCCGGAGAGCCTGGGCCAGTGGCGCATGCGCGCCGATGCCTGGGTGCAGCACCCGCTGGATACCGCCAATGCGCAGCAGATTGCGGACACCCTGGCCAAGGTGGCCGAGGTGCGCAAGGTCTCCATCGACCAGGCCAGGGCCTGGGGCTTCTGGCATGACGACGAGATTGCCGACAACCCCATGGTCGATGCCGACGGCTGGGTCGAAGTGCCCATGTGGCGTCATGCGCTGATCAATATGCCTCACCCTCTGCTCAAGCAGGGGCTGGTGATTCTCGACACCCCCGGGCTGAATGCCGTGGGAGCCGAACCGGAGCTGACGGTCAATCTGATACCTCAGGCGCATGCCGTGGTCTTTGTGCTGGGCGCCGATACCGGCGTGACCAAGTCCGATCTGGCCATCTGGCGTGACCATGTGCTGCCGGCAGGAGCAGGCAAGGTCGGGGACGACGAAGCGCTGGCTGCGTCGCGTCTGGTGGTGCTCAACAAGGTGGATACGCTGTGGGACAGCCTGAGCTCCGGTGCCCAGGTGCAGGCTCAGCTGCGCCGCCAGCAGCAGGACTCGGCCCAGTTGCTGGGGGTGGCGCTGGAGCGCGTGCTGCCCGTCTCGGCACAGAAGGGGCTGGTGGCCAAGGTGGGGCACAACGACAGCCTGCTTCAGGCCAGCGGCCTGCCCGCCTTCGAGGACCTGCTGGCCAACGGCATCATGGGGCAGCGCCAGAAAGTGCTGCAGACCGCCATGCGCACCAATGTGCAGCAGCTGCAGTCGCAGGTGGAGCGCGTCATCAATATGCGCCGCGGCGATCTCGATGATCAGCTGGCCGAACTTTGCGGTCTGCGCGGCAAGAATGCGACGGTGATCGCCAGCATGCGCTCCCGCATCGAGGCCGAGCACAGGGAGTTCGACCAGAGTGCCAGCCGTATCCAGGCCATGCGCAACATCCATATGCGCATGCTCAAGGAGCTTTTCCAGCTGTTGAGTTCGACCACGTTGAAGGCCGAGCTGTCGGAGCTCAAAGAGACCCTGGATCAGCGCGGGCTCAAACTGGGCCTGCGCAATGTCTATGAGCAGACCTTCGGGCGTCTGCATGCCGTGGCGGCCAGGGTGCAGGTCCAGGCCGATGAAATCCAGACCATGATGAGTGCCTCGTTCAAGGAGCTCAATGCGGAGTTCGGTTTCTCCCTGCAGACGCCGCCGCAGCTGGTGCTGTCCGAGTTCAGGGACGACTTGCGCGGCATCGAGGGCAGCTACACCCAGTACCTTGGGTTGAGCAGCGCTCTCAAGCTCAGCAGCGCCGATTTTTCGCAGCGCCTGATCAAGGCGCTGGCGCTGCGTCTGCGCACGGTATTCGAAGCGGCATCGAACGATGTGGAGATGTGGAGCAAATCACTGACTGCGCCGGTCGATGCACAATTGCGCGAACGTAAACGCAGTTACACGCGCCGCCTGGAAGCGGTGGACCGCATCAGCGGCGCTGCCACGGAGCTGGAGGAGCGCATTGCCGACATGGAGAATGCGCAAACCCGCCTCGCAGCGCTGCAGACACAGCTGACCAGCGCATCGGCGCAGTTGCTGGATCCGCTCGGTGCCGGGCGGCCGCCAGTCGCTTCCATGCCGCTGGACATCAACCTGGTAGCCTGA
- the rapZ gene encoding RNase adapter RapZ, protein MSMEIVLISGMSGSGKSVALHALEDAGYYCVDNLPPELLQSFVELKLTHQDEKVAIAMDARSAKGLPQLPDQLHRLKKQGLMPRMIFLDADSGTLIRRFSETRRRHPLSPGSLTNERQALELDIEKERELLGLLRDRSIVIDTSDLKSAQLQSYIKQIIEAPAGQMTLMFQSFGFKHSMPIDSDYVFDVRMLPNPFYDKELRALTGLDKPVADYLGALPEVQQMQLDIQQFLERWLPLLSRDHRSYVTVGIGCTGGQHRSVFLVEALARHFEKQWPTVRRHRSLDFRDKFIQVSQQFLAPETPIL, encoded by the coding sequence ATGTCCATGGAGATTGTTCTGATCAGCGGCATGTCCGGATCGGGCAAATCCGTTGCGCTGCACGCGCTGGAGGATGCTGGCTACTACTGCGTCGACAACCTGCCCCCGGAATTGCTGCAGTCCTTTGTGGAGCTCAAGCTCACCCATCAGGACGAGAAAGTGGCCATTGCCATGGATGCGCGCAGTGCCAAGGGCCTGCCTCAGCTGCCTGATCAGCTGCATCGCCTGAAAAAGCAGGGACTGATGCCGCGCATGATTTTTCTCGACGCCGACAGCGGAACGCTGATCAGACGCTTTTCGGAAACCCGCAGGCGCCACCCTCTATCGCCCGGCTCCCTGACGAACGAGCGCCAGGCACTGGAGCTCGATATCGAAAAGGAGCGTGAGCTGCTGGGCCTGCTGCGCGACCGCTCCATCGTCATCGACACCAGCGATCTCAAGTCGGCGCAGCTGCAAAGCTATATCAAGCAGATCATCGAAGCACCGGCAGGGCAGATGACGCTGATGTTCCAGTCCTTTGGATTCAAGCACAGCATGCCCATCGACTCGGACTATGTGTTTGATGTGCGCATGCTGCCCAACCCCTTCTACGACAAGGAACTGCGTGCCTTGACCGGCCTGGACAAGCCGGTTGCCGACTATCTGGGAGCCCTGCCCGAGGTGCAGCAGATGCAGCTGGACATACAGCAATTCCTCGAACGCTGGCTGCCGCTGCTGTCCAGAGACCACCGCAGCTATGTCACCGTGGGCATAGGCTGCACAGGCGGGCAGCACCGCTCGGTCTTTCTCGTCGAAGCCCTGGCCAGGCATTTCGAGAAGCAGTGGCCCACCGTGCGCCGCCACCGCTCGCTGGATTTCCGCGACAAGTTCATTCAGGTCTCTCAACAGTTTCTGGCCCCGGAAACCCCGATCCTCTGA
- the creD gene encoding cell envelope integrity protein CreD, producing MKNRLLFKTVSLLIVLALLMAGLSMIQDVVKDRIRNRDYAVQSVVSSLAGTQTLIGPALVQNCTETTSTTNGKKIEYSTREFQRMLLPDTLNHDANAKMEERSRGLHHINTYVLHDQISAGFANAAQYAELPKPSEPNAVVRCKKVLVAFALSDPRGIRSATLLANGQDLAVESGTPLERYGKGIQAEIDASLLKKGEALNLELKLQLLGTEQLAFSPIATESKVTLTADWPHPSFGGSFLPSRREVTDSGFTASWELSSLATSASTAFTRQQRLCSPGYWGSSETYAASATRGHDDSGPCLETMDTEFVNPVNVYSLSERATKYGILFVILTFVAVGLFEVMKKLRVHPVQYLLVGSALCSFFLLLISLSEHLGFATAYAIAASSCVALLAFYASHILGSIRRGLPFAIAISALYGLLYVLLQLEQTALVVGSIALFGVLALVMICTRHVDWYAFGRSESDVPDKSSKQEEAA from the coding sequence ATGAAAAACCGACTGCTGTTCAAGACAGTCTCACTGCTGATCGTTCTGGCCTTGCTCATGGCCGGCCTGTCCATGATTCAGGATGTGGTCAAAGACCGCATCCGCAACCGCGACTACGCCGTGCAAAGCGTGGTCTCCAGCCTGGCCGGCACGCAGACGCTGATCGGCCCGGCCCTGGTGCAGAACTGCACGGAAACCACCAGCACGACCAATGGCAAGAAAATCGAATACAGCACACGGGAATTCCAGCGCATGCTGCTGCCCGACACGCTCAACCACGATGCCAATGCCAAGATGGAGGAGCGCTCGCGCGGCCTGCATCACATCAACACCTATGTGCTGCACGACCAGATATCGGCTGGCTTTGCCAATGCCGCGCAGTATGCCGAGCTGCCCAAGCCCAGCGAGCCCAATGCCGTGGTGCGCTGCAAGAAGGTCCTTGTGGCATTTGCGCTCAGCGACCCGCGCGGCATCCGCAGCGCAACGCTGCTGGCCAACGGCCAGGATCTGGCGGTCGAATCCGGCACGCCGCTGGAGCGCTACGGCAAAGGCATTCAGGCAGAGATTGATGCCAGCCTGCTGAAAAAAGGCGAAGCCCTGAACCTGGAGCTCAAGCTGCAGCTGCTGGGCACGGAGCAGCTCGCCTTCAGCCCCATCGCCACGGAAAGCAAGGTCACGCTGACTGCCGACTGGCCTCATCCCTCGTTTGGCGGCAGCTTTCTACCCAGTCGACGCGAAGTGACGGACAGCGGCTTCACCGCCAGCTGGGAGCTGTCCTCGCTGGCCACCTCTGCCAGCACGGCCTTTACCCGCCAGCAACGTCTTTGCAGCCCCGGCTACTGGGGCAGCTCGGAAACCTATGCCGCCTCTGCAACCCGCGGCCATGACGACAGCGGCCCCTGCCTCGAAACCATGGACACGGAGTTCGTCAACCCCGTCAATGTCTACTCGCTGAGCGAGCGCGCCACCAAGTACGGCATTCTTTTTGTGATCCTGACCTTTGTCGCGGTCGGCCTTTTCGAAGTCATGAAAAAGCTGCGCGTTCATCCCGTGCAGTACCTGCTGGTCGGCTCGGCCTTGTGCAGCTTCTTCCTGTTGCTCATCAGCCTGTCCGAACACCTGGGCTTTGCCACGGCCTATGCGATTGCGGCCAGCTCCTGCGTGGCTCTGCTGGCTTTCTATGCCAGCCATATCCTGGGCAGCATCAGACGCGGCCTGCCGTTCGCGATTGCCATCTCGGCCCTGTATGGCCTGCTGTATGTGCTGCTGCAGCTGGAGCAAACCGCTCTGGTCGTCGGCTCCATCGCCCTGTTCGGCGTGCTGGCCCTGGTCATGATCTGCACCCGCCATGTGGACTGGTACGCGTTTGGACGCAGCGAGAGCGACGTGCCGGACAAGTCTTCGAAACAAGAGGAGGCCGCATGA
- the creC gene encoding two-component system sensor histidine kinase CreC, which produces MRLGLRLFFAFFLINGLAAFFVLRVFIVEIKPSVRKVTEDTLVETAYALATLASADMEKGRLQAGADSAFATQLQGYTRKPIQAWIWDTRKTTLDLRITVTDARGMVLFDSQGKDQGADYSRWRDVYLTLRGEYGARTTRAVKEDESSSVMYVSAPIMVDGQIAGVLTASKPSSSVQKIVDSAEQKILRGGLLFVLLSAAVGCAVTWWFVLHVRRLRNYAQQVQAPTLNESAHPAQASAPAAIPDMPGELGELAQAMDNMRKRLEGRDYIEGYVRALTHELKSPVAAIRGAGELLQEELPPQDRAMFARQVVDQSLRLQNLIDQLLQLSRLEQRQQLDTSHGCSLMECARQAMNSLQSHAEQRGMAMRLSGVDSSGPWEAGLVTLAISNLLQNALDFSAENSVIELELAPHRITVSDRGPGVAEPLLARLGERFFTTPRPNGERSGTGLGLSIVTRIMHLHGGSIQVRNRHPGLAVTLDFAPQS; this is translated from the coding sequence ATGCGTCTGGGCCTGCGTCTCTTCTTTGCCTTCTTCCTGATCAACGGCCTGGCCGCCTTTTTCGTGCTGCGCGTCTTCATAGTGGAGATCAAGCCCAGCGTGCGCAAGGTGACCGAGGACACGCTGGTGGAGACCGCCTATGCGCTGGCCACGCTGGCCAGTGCCGACATGGAAAAAGGCCGGCTGCAAGCCGGTGCGGACAGCGCCTTTGCCACCCAGCTGCAGGGCTACACGCGAAAACCGATACAGGCCTGGATCTGGGACACACGCAAGACCACGCTGGATCTGCGCATCACCGTCACCGACGCCCGGGGCATGGTGCTGTTCGACTCGCAGGGCAAGGACCAGGGCGCAGACTACTCGCGCTGGCGCGATGTCTATCTGACGCTGCGCGGTGAATACGGTGCACGCACCACGCGAGCCGTCAAGGAGGACGAATCCAGCAGCGTCATGTATGTCTCGGCGCCCATCATGGTGGACGGCCAGATTGCCGGGGTGCTGACTGCCTCCAAGCCCTCCAGCTCGGTACAGAAAATCGTCGACAGCGCGGAGCAGAAAATTCTGCGCGGCGGCCTGCTGTTTGTGCTGCTGTCCGCCGCCGTCGGCTGTGCGGTGACCTGGTGGTTTGTGCTTCACGTGCGCCGGCTGCGCAACTATGCACAGCAGGTGCAGGCCCCCACGCTCAACGAGTCTGCCCACCCCGCGCAGGCCTCGGCTCCTGCGGCCATACCGGACATGCCCGGCGAGCTTGGCGAGCTGGCCCAGGCCATGGACAATATGCGCAAGCGCCTGGAAGGGCGCGACTATATCGAGGGCTATGTACGCGCCCTGACCCACGAACTCAAAAGCCCGGTGGCCGCCATCCGCGGCGCCGGCGAGTTGCTGCAGGAAGAGCTGCCGCCCCAGGACCGGGCCATGTTTGCCAGACAGGTGGTAGACCAGAGCCTGCGCCTGCAGAACCTGATCGACCAGTTGCTCCAGCTCAGCCGTCTCGAGCAGCGCCAGCAACTGGACACCAGCCATGGCTGCAGCCTGATGGAATGTGCCCGGCAAGCCATGAACTCCCTGCAAAGCCATGCAGAGCAACGCGGCATGGCCATGCGCCTGAGCGGCGTGGACAGCAGCGGCCCCTGGGAGGCCGGCCTGGTGACCCTGGCCATCAGCAATCTGCTGCAGAACGCCCTGGATTTCTCTGCAGAGAACAGCGTGATCGAGCTTGAGCTGGCCCCGCACCGCATCACCGTCAGCGATCGGGGCCCGGGTGTGGCCGAGCCCTTGCTGGCCCGCCTGGGCGAGCGCTTCTTCACGACTCCCAGACCCAACGGAGAGCGCAGCGGCACCGGACTGGGCCTGTCCATCGTCACCCGCATCATGCATCTTCATGGCGGCAGCATCCAGGTCCGCAATCGTCACCCCGGTCTCGCCGTGACACTGGATTTCGCTCCCCAGAGCTGA
- the mutM gene encoding bifunctional DNA-formamidopyrimidine glycosylase/DNA-(apurinic or apyrimidinic site) lyase: MPELPEVEVTRRSFADRIAGAQIEAATLGKPLRWPLGLQPQALVGRVVLGVRRRGKYLLLDLSEGLLLMHLGMSGSLRFAGRDEAPLGEGGPHDHFDLQTSRGLLRLHDPRRFGAVVYVTGESDALARKLLDHLGMEPLSEGFTLAAFKAGLAASRSPIKQLLLSGSVVVGVGNIYASEVLFLSRIHPATPARDVGARKVTALYEAIRAVLAMAVEKGGTTLRDFSAANGMEGHFQLQAQVYGRDGLPCTHCGAAIRLMRQGQRSTYYCSSCQKAAKVL, encoded by the coding sequence ATGCCTGAGTTACCCGAAGTCGAGGTCACGCGCCGCTCTTTTGCAGACCGTATTGCGGGCGCGCAGATTGAAGCCGCCACCTTGGGAAAGCCCCTGCGCTGGCCTCTGGGCCTGCAGCCGCAGGCGCTGGTCGGCAGGGTGGTGCTGGGGGTGCGCAGACGCGGCAAGTATCTGCTGCTGGACCTGAGCGAAGGCCTGCTGCTCATGCACCTGGGCATGTCGGGCAGTCTGCGCTTCGCGGGCCGCGACGAGGCGCCGCTGGGCGAGGGTGGGCCGCATGATCACTTCGACCTGCAGACATCGCGTGGCTTGCTGCGCCTGCATGATCCGCGCCGTTTCGGTGCCGTGGTCTATGTTACGGGCGAGAGCGATGCCCTGGCGCGCAAGCTGCTTGACCATCTCGGCATGGAGCCGTTGAGCGAGGGGTTCACGCTGGCGGCCTTCAAGGCCGGGCTGGCCGCCAGCCGTTCGCCCATCAAGCAGTTGCTGCTCAGCGGCAGCGTGGTTGTGGGTGTCGGCAATATCTATGCCTCCGAGGTGCTGTTTCTGTCGCGTATCCACCCGGCAACCCCGGCCCGCGATGTGGGGGCGCGCAAGGTCACGGCTTTGTATGAGGCCATTCGCGCCGTGCTGGCCATGGCGGTGGAAAAAGGCGGCACCACCTTGCGCGACTTTTCCGCTGCCAACGGCATGGAAGGGCATTTTCAGCTGCAGGCCCAGGTCTATGGCCGCGATGGCCTGCCTTGCACGCATTGCGGCGCAGCCATACGGCTCATGCGCCAGGGGCAGCGCAGTACCTATTACTGCTCCAGCTGTCAGAAAGCCGCGAAAGTTCTCTGA
- the mutY gene encoding A/G-specific adenine glycosylase — translation MTLPSIATAVVQWQASHGRNHLPWQQTRDPYRVWLSEIMLQQTQVSTVLGYYQRFLDAFPDVASLAGAPQDAVLALWSGLGYYSRARNLHKCAQTVMQQWGGAFPQTAEELATLPGIGRSTAGAISSFCFSERVPILDANVRRVLTRVLAFDGDLAQSRNERQLWEYAQQLCPTENLHEAMPRYTQGMMDLGASVCTSRKPTCLVCPLDSECRAARAGNPENYPVRTRRIKRSSESWWLLLAVDARRRVWLQKRPQAGIWAGLYSPPVFEDYAALQSYAQAAWSQDGTRSWQDLPGFLHVLTHKDLHLHPVLVPVDQAYGALVSEADESCWADAAAWAELGLPAPIRKLLDAELA, via the coding sequence TTGACTCTCCCTTCGATTGCCACCGCCGTCGTGCAGTGGCAGGCCAGTCATGGCCGCAATCATCTGCCCTGGCAGCAGACCCGTGACCCTTACCGCGTCTGGCTGTCCGAAATCATGCTGCAGCAGACCCAGGTCAGCACCGTGCTGGGCTACTACCAGCGTTTCCTGGATGCCTTTCCCGATGTGGCCAGCCTGGCTGGGGCCCCTCAGGATGCCGTGCTGGCGCTGTGGAGCGGCCTGGGCTATTACAGCCGCGCGCGCAATCTGCACAAATGCGCACAGACCGTGATGCAGCAATGGGGCGGGGCCTTTCCGCAAACGGCCGAAGAGTTGGCGACCCTGCCAGGCATCGGCCGCTCCACGGCCGGTGCCATTTCATCGTTCTGCTTTTCAGAGCGGGTGCCGATTCTGGATGCCAACGTGCGCCGTGTTCTCACGCGGGTGCTGGCGTTTGATGGGGATCTGGCGCAGTCCCGAAATGAAAGGCAGCTGTGGGAATATGCCCAGCAACTGTGCCCCACCGAGAATCTGCACGAAGCCATGCCGCGCTACACCCAGGGCATGATGGATCTGGGCGCCAGCGTCTGCACATCGCGCAAGCCCACTTGCCTGGTGTGCCCCTTGGATTCCGAATGCCGGGCGGCCCGCGCCGGCAACCCGGAGAACTATCCTGTGCGCACGCGCAGGATCAAGCGCAGCTCCGAGTCCTGGTGGCTGCTGCTGGCGGTGGATGCGCGGCGCCGCGTATGGCTGCAAAAGCGTCCGCAAGCCGGTATCTGGGCCGGGCTTTACAGCCCGCCGGTCTTTGAAGACTATGCAGCACTGCAAAGCTATGCCCAGGCCGCCTGGTCTCAGGACGGGACCCGGAGCTGGCAGGATCTTCCCGGTTTTCTGCATGTGCTGACCCACAAGGATCTGCACCTGCATCCGGTTCTGGTGCCCGTCGATCAGGCCTATGGCGCCCTGGTGTCAGAGGCTGATGAATCCTGCTGGGCGGATGCAGCGGCATGGGCCGAGCTGGGTCTGCCGGCTCCGATCCGCAAGCTGCTCGACGCCGAGCTGGCCTGA